In the genome of Bacillus solimangrovi, the window CTCTCATCTTTTTTCTATTATACTAGGCGTACACGTGATAAATAGTGGACATATCACATATAAGCTAAATAAAAATTCTATGTTATTTTCTACATCAGGTGGTTTAATTATTATTGGGATAGGGCTGTTTAAGTTAATATGGTGATTTTGTGAAACGATAATTTCACTGAACAATTCCAACTGGACATACTCGGATTAAATAAAAATATAATGGAGGTTTGTTTATGTGGTTAATATTAGGACTTATTGCCATAGTAGTAACTTTTATAAATCTTTATATGTATTTTACAGGAAAAGATTATAAACTTGCGATGGCATTGGGATTATCTTTTACAGCATTGACATTAAATGCAGAACATAGCCTCGTATCTAATTGGGTAAAAGCTGAAGATTGGGGAGCTTTATTGGATGTTGTACCTACTATGGATAGGGCATTATGGTTTTTGACAATTGTTTCTATCTTGCTAAATATAACACCTATACTATTAGAACTAAAAAATAGGCTCAGTTTAAAAAATCAATGATGAAAAGATGTCAACAAAATTAATTAATTGAAAATGTGATTTCAAGGAACTAAAAAAATGGAAAAAAATACAAAATAACACTCTGGTTAAATAAGAGGGTGCTATTAACTCATGAGGATTAAATTGAAACAAATAATGTAACATATTCTTTTCCTTTTTATATTTCTATGTAATATAAAATCTCTTTTAATTATACATATTCTTCTAATTTATTCTATTGTAATTCAAATTGATATTGAAACGAGTAATCTATCCCAATAATGAATAACAGAGGTAACAACAAAAAAAGAGACACAAATTGTGTCCTTCAATACCATGTAAATAATAATTTTCATCGAACTTATACCTTAAACTGATAATCTATTATTTTTACGACAGGAAGTGTTGGAGTAGCCCCATGTTTTGTCGGTTCGACTAGCTCGATTGTGAAGGATTCGAATATTGAGCGGATTGCGTGTTTTTGTGAAGCATAGTCTAGCTGTGACCATTCATCTAATAGATTTAGAAGGAAGGTTTCGATTTCTTCTTGTGAGACTTCTTCCTCCTTTCGTTGGATGATTTCAGTAAGCTCAAGTTCTTCGTCTTTAACAACTTCAATGATTTTTTGGTAGCGTTGCTTTGAAATGTTTCCTTCAATATATAATTCTTCGGCTCGTTCCTTTTTGATTTGTAGTTGCTGTGTGCGTTTGTGAATTTCTTCTTCGTCTATATATTCTTCTTGAAAGAGTTCGACTTCTGGAATGGAGCTGTCGTTATTATCAATGACAAGGCTATCGAGTAGTGCCTTCTCAATCGCTTCTTCAGCAATCGTTTGAATATCACATATACCGAACTTGAATCGACCAGCACACTTGTAGAAGCGATATACGCCACCTTTTCGTCTTTTTTTGAAAGCACCTGTAAAAGGTTTTCCGCAGTTTGCACATTTGGCAACACCCGAGAACGGATAATGATTGTCAGAACGGAAGGCGATGTTGCTACGTTCTTTCATAATCTTCTGTGCTTCTGCAAATGTTTCCTGATCAACGAGTGGTTCAAAGTTATCTTGGTCTACTTTCGTGATCACTTCGTTTCCCGTATATTTGCTTTTGCCACCAGTTATCGTACGGTGGTTCCAGCGAACAAAACCAGCATAGATAGGGTTTCGTAAAATGTAACGAATGGAGAAGTCACTCCACACTTCGTTTTTCTTCGTTTTAACCCCTTTTTTGTTCAACTGTTTCGCGATATTTTGCGAGCCATTGATCGGATAGCGGTGGAATATGTATCGAACCCATTTTGCTTCATCGATATTTGGGATAAGGTTACCGTTTATAATGTCATAACCGTATGGAGGGGGAGCACCATTGCGTTTCCCTTGTTCAGAACGCTTCAACATACTTTCAAATACCCGTTCAGCGATTGTTTCCCGTTCCCATTGTGCAAGTGTAGCAATGATTGTAATGAACATTCTGCCTGTTGCACTCGTTGTGTCAAACACCTCAGTTGCTGACTTAAATTTCACGTCATATTGCTCCATCAAGATTAACAGTTCATGTAAATCAAGTACTGAACGAACAAATCTGTCTAAACGGTATACAAGGATAATATCAAACTTTTTTTGTTTCATATCTGAAATCATGCTTTGCAATGCTGGACGCTCAATGTTCTTTGCAGAGAAACCTTCATCTGAATAATCTTCAATGATTGTCCATCCTTGCGACTGAGCATAAGCTTCTAATCGTAGTTTCTGTGCTTGGAGTGAGAAGCCCTCTTCCCGTTGCATGTCAGTCGATACACGACGATAAATCACACATCTAATAAGCTATCAACTCCTTGTCTTATACATATTCAGCTGCAAGGTTTTGTAGAAGTTGAAGGCTGTTATTTGGAGTTGAATGTGTATGAACATCATTAGAACAATTTTTTGGTCAGTATAAAGCGTGCTCTTTTTTGAGTGCTGTAATGAAAAGAGAAAAGTGGAAATAGTTATTATACAAATCCAAATGCCTTAGTATAAAAACATCGGAACGGAGAAAATAAGGGGAAAATAAATGAGGCTTTTATGACTTATGAAAAAAAATCTTTTATTATTCATTACCTTATTGACGCTGTTCTCTTATTCCCCCGTCCAAGCCGAAAACGTAACAAAAAAAGATATACAGTTGCGTAATGATTTGATTTTCATATTGCTTTATCCCTCAATTGAACAGGAATTACAGAAGCAATATGGGGAAATAAAACAAAATTATTGTAGTGAAATTACTCAGATTAAGAAGCTGCCACAGGGGACGTACTTATTTAATGTTACAGTTCAATTTATAACATTTGAAGGTGCTCATGATCCTCCCAATGATTTAGTGACGATCACTTTTAGCAATGAAAAATCGATAGAGTGGCAAGCTATTGACTTCAAAAGAAAACGGTTAAAGCAAAATGAATTGCCTAAATGCGATTGAAATAGAGTTTTTTATTACGAAGCAAATACAAAATCGGGTACAGTTTCGTCTGTATTCGATTTTTTCTGCTGTTTTATATGTTACTAAACGAAACATCCGCCAGTCGTAATCATCTACCTCACCTCATATACATGAACAGAGCATAGTTAAAGGGGGATTACGAATGAAACAAGATGTTACAGGTGTGAAGATTGTGCTTGGGACTGAGCGTTCTAAGAAGTTTCGATCATGTTTCGTTGATAGCGCGTACCGTATTCTCCAAGATCGAAAACGTTCTGAACGTGAACAAGTACAAGCAGTATTAGAAGTTGCAAGCACGAAAGACGATGATGCTTCATAGTTATGGGCAATGCCCTCTTTTTGAACAAACTCTTTGAAAATATGAAAAGTAGAAATAACGGTGTAACAGAGAAAATAGAGAAGAAAACCTTTAACTTTTAACGTACTATTATAAAAAATTTCAATAAGTCCATTTCATTCTTGCATTAATTATATATATACAACATGAAGGGAAATTCAAAAGTGATGAGAGCAGCAATCTTGGAAACCCTTTGAATCAAAATTTATAGAGGGGGATCGTAAGGTGAAAATTGAGGAATTGTTCGGAGATGTGAAGTTGATTCAACTTGTAGGGTATAGCTTTCGTAACAAAGCAAAGACAGAAGATGAGCGTTACACTTATGCGAAGCAGCCGTTTATGAAGGGATGGCAAAATAGCTCGAAGCCTGGTTTGAGCCGAGACGAAGCAAAGGTTTGGATATCTCAAGGCGGTTGGATTGGCATGGTCATTCCAGAGGGATTTGAATGTGTGGATATAGACAACGAAGAAGAAGGTGAGTACATTTTCAATGCATTACAGCAAGCGAAGATACGATTTACAGCAATGAAAACACCAAATGGTTATCAATTTTTCTTTCGTAGCTGTGGCGTGATAAAGAAGCAGGGTGTGAAGATGGTCACCTCAGCAGGCTTTATCGTAGATTATCGGTTAGCAGGTAAGGGACAAGTTGTGTTACCGACACAAAATACATCAGGGCGTGAATGGTTGCATTTAGATACAGTAATGAACAAAACACCCGTTTACTTTCACCCTTTGAAGGCACTGAAGAAGCAAGAATTAAGACCATTCGAAATTCCAGTTCGAGAAGGTAGCCGAAATGATACGATGTATCGTCATGTGTGTCGATTAGTTGAGTTAGGAATGAACATGAACGATATCAAGGAAACAGCCACCTTTCTAAACAATTTCTTTTTTATGCCTTCGATGAATTCAAGTGAACTACAAGCGATTCTAGTATCTGCGTTTAAACATAAACCGAGCGGAACAAATTATTCGAGCAACTTACAATATGAAGACACATCTCATCATACGGAACACCGAGATTTCAATCTAACTGAGATGGGCAATGCAGAGCGATTGGTTTCAAATCACAAAATGAATTTACGTTATTGTATCGAATTTGAGCAGTGGCTTATTTGGGATGGAACGACGTGGAGAGAAGATCGGAAACGGAAGATCGAACGAATTGCATTACAAACATTTAGAAAAATGTATCATGAAGCACAAGCAGAGCAGTATGATGAACGGCGTAAGAAACGATTAGAATGGGCAAAGGCGAGTGAGAAGAGTTCGGTTTTAATGAATTCAATTGAAAGAGCGAAAGCGTTTCTGCCAGTGACAAAGTCTGAATTAAATACGAATCGATATCTACTGAATTGCTCAAATGGCATGATTGATTTGGGGACGGGTAAGCTTTGCAAGCATGAACGTAATGAATTGATCACACAAAATACGAACATTCCATTTATTGAAGATGCTACGTGTCCCACGTGGATGAAGTTTCTTGAAAGCATCTTGAAGGATGAACGAGGCAATGTGAAGCAAGAGTTAATTGATTTTCTGCAAAAAGCGGTCGGTTATTCGTTAACTGGAGATATTAGTGAGCAAGTGCTCTTCTTCTTATGGGGAACAGGACGAAACGGAAAGTCCACATTCATAAATATCATTAAGCAGTTATTAGGTGACTATGGCAAACAGGCAAATTCAGATACGTTTACATCTAAGATGGGTGGAGAGGTCAGCAGTGGAATTAATAATGATATTGCTCGTTTGCATAGTGCTAGAATGGTTTCAGCGGTTGAAAGTGAAGATGGTCAGAAGCTTTCAGAGGCACTAATCAAACAATTAACAGGTGGAGAACCGATTACAGCTAGATTTCTTCGGAAGGAATTCTTCGAGTTTACACCAGCATTTAAAATTTGGTTCACAACGAATCATAAACCAGTCATTCGTGGCGATGATGAAGGGATTTGGAGACGTATCCGTTTAGTTCCGTTTACATTCACAATTCCAAAGCATGAAGTAGATAAGCACTTACCTGATAAATTAGAAGCTGAACTACCGGGAATTTTAAGGTGGGCAGTTGAAGGCTGTCTGAAATGGCAGCTTGAAGGATTGGGCGAACCAGCCGAGGTATCCACTGCAACGAGTGAATATAAGGAGGATATGGACTTAATTGTAGAATTTTTGCGTGAACGTTGTGTGTTATCTACATCTGCAAAAGTGCCAGTCATGAGTATCTATAATGAATATTTGGAATGGGCAAATGTGAATAGTGAGTATCCAATGAAGAAACGGTCCTTCTCCAAACGGCTTGAAATGAAAGGGTATATGAAACGTCGTTCAACAGGAAATCGTACGTTCTTTTTCGGAATCGGCTTGAAAAGTGAACTTAATGAACGTGGAGTGGCGAAAGTGACCGAAAGTGACGCAAAGTCCCCTTATCCCATATCTAGAACCGCAAATGTAGATAAACAAGATTATGAGTCACTGAACGTAACTAATGTAACTAACAGTAGCACATCGCTCATTGAGGAGGAGATGTAATGATTGGACAAATCCTTAATGAAGCATATGCAAACAATATTATATTAGAACACAACGATAATAAATTGAAGCTTATCTATAAAGAAGGTGTGCTTTCAGAGCATTTGAAATACGAAATAAAACAGAATAAAAAGTTCATTTTAGAAAGGTTACGAGAAAATCAGCTTGCAAGTGATAAAGGATTTCTCATCTACAATCATGGTGACTTATATGAATATCGGTACGGTTTCGGAGCTTACTTATATATTGAACGAGAGCACAATAATAAAGTAAGTGCATGGCGAGCAAATTACCCAAAAGATGACAACAAGCCGAATCGAATCATCTATCTTGTGAAGAATACAACGTTTGGACATGCATTCACAAAAGCAGTCGGATTTATCGATTGGTTAAAACGAAAGAAACGTGACGCCTTTTAACATAAAAAAATACTGTCACTTCAAATGAAGGACAGTTGCGAAATAATGAACATGTTATTTGTGAAGGGTAATTCGATTATAACCCTAAGTTACAGAATATTCAATCTATTATATAAAATGGATATTAAATAAAGTGACGCTATGTGAATGTCCTCTACTGAAGGCTAGTTGACAAGTGAAAAAGTTTGATGAACCAATAAATGTTGAGTTAAGAAGTAGCCAAGGCTGCTTCTTTTTTTAGTGACGATGAATATCTTCCATTATTTCAGATGAATTAAGTAGTGGGTCACTTGTAAATCACAGATAATTATAGGAAACAAAAAAATAGAAAGACAAAACTGTAAATACTTTTATCTAGTAATACTTTGTTCATTTGATAGCAAAAAAAATCACTCTTTTAAATAGAGTAAATCACTATGTATGTTCGATAAAGAGTCATATAGAACTTGTGAATCATCCTTTAAATTGTTAATTAAATTTTGTACATCTGAAAGAGTATTTTCTCTTAACACTTGATTAGGCCTTCCGACTAGGTTATAAAAATTTAAATCATGAGAAGCAACGCTAGAAGGGTTAATTTGGTCTTCAATCTTTTTTAAAAGATTAGAAGGTAATTTTTCTTTTTCGAATTCATTGTAAACAATAATTTCAGATAATAAGTAAGTAGACCCATGTAAATTGCGAATGATGGTATCTATTATTTTTATGTCCTCTTCTGATAGGTAAAGGAACAAATTTTCTCTCATGATTGTATTTGCTTGGTTATAAAGACCATATGACTTAAACGTTAACTGTACCCCTTCAGATAACCCTCTAAGATATTCGTTACTTTGATTTTCTTGAAACGCATCTCTTACTATAGAATAAAAATTTCCTTCAAATTCGAAAAATTCAGTGTAATTCCAGGCAATTGCTGCAGTATAGTCTGAATCTGTTGATTTTGTCGAAACCAATGAACATGCGGGAAGAAACAATATACAAAAGGATAAGATCACATTTCTCAAAATGAATCACCACTTAATTTAAGTATGGAAAGGCTCTTTATAATAAATTATAATACAATAATTGGGATTAATGTAAAAAATAAATGTTAAATATTATTTAAGTGTGCATCAAATAAAAATAACTTACTTAGATAGAAGAAAGAAAAAAGATCATTACATCTATTTATTTTCAGATGAAATAAGTAGTCAGTCATTTAAAGTATGATGAATCATTAGCAAACCTAGTATAGTTAATTAATGTTGAAATAAAGTGAAAAAGTTTGGGGGAGAACAATGAAAATGTTTGAGAAAGTATCACCAAAAAGAGGAGCAATACACGGCATCATCGTTTTTACGATTGTGATGTCTTTCAATTCTTTTGTGCAGCTATACAAACCTAATAATTCATTAGACCTTTATCAATTAATAAGGTTTGCTGATGATTTCGAAGAGGCACAATCTCTCATGTTAGATGGCTATGAGGATAATTTTAGAAAGGAAGACTTTGAAGCTATTCAGAATTCGTTTTCAACAGATCGTATAAGTCAATTCACCCTCATTCAATATCGAAATAAATCCTATCTCATCGAAACTTCACCAGGCACAAACCGTATCCAAACGTTAAAGATACTTGCAGTAGAAGAGCTACCAACAGAAATAAGAGATTATTTCCTTGAAATTAGACCATAATGTTCATTGCTCTAGCCAATGACAACGTTTCTTATTAATTCACAAGTCTTTATGGGGGAGTGTTAATTTGAAACAAAAACGATTTAGTGTGAAAAACGTACTGGCTGTTTTTGGGGTATTATTTTTTATCATGATAATGGGAGCTTATTTGACAAATGAGAAAAAAGATATTTTATATATTCGTCATAATCTAGATAAATTTCACACAGAAACAGTTCCTTATCACGATGAAATTGAGTTTACATTAAAAACAGATGAAGTTATTCATGGAATTGATAAACCAATAAAAATAACATCAATCTATGATACGGATGTTTATGTAACAGAAGTAAGAGAAAAAAAGAATCATATCTATGTAGTTCTAGGATTTGATAGCCACATTAATTGGCAGGGAGGAACGATGCTTAGTTTCTTTCGTTTAAATGATGATGACTATTATACTTTTTCTACAGGATTTATTGAGTTTGATGCTTATGATGAATATGGAGAAATAGGTGACTATGGTGGAGGTTTTGGAGATAACAGGGGTCAATATCAACAAGTCGGACATTATAATTTTGACAAAGAAGAATTTCTAAAGAGCAATGAATGGACGTTTGAAATTAGTGGTTTTCATTTATTGAATTACAGCGAAAAATAGGTAGCAACGTTATTAGTTTAATAGTAGTGATTGTTTGAGATAGGGAGTCGCTTCTTTAGCTCTTTTTAGATAAAATTGGCAATGCTCTTTCTGGAAAATGTTCAAATCATTGTGAGAAAGCTGTGCTAACATTAACTGTGACATACATAAGAAATTGCACCTATGGAGTTGACATGATGAGAAAAATCGGAATTTTTTTAGCTGCCGTACTTTTGGTCACGATATTAATTTGTTACAGTATTGAAATCAAAGATAAGCGGTTATTGGACATGAAAACGACTGAACATTACATTGTACAGCAAAATTTTGAGCAAATGAAGTATTTTAATCATAATGTAGCATTGTATATAGATGGTGAAATACCACTAGAGGCTGTTGATGTTGGTAGTACTTATCTGTTAAATTCATATTCTCAGTTTGTTGCACAAATATTTTCACAAGGTTTACAAGAGTCTCAAGACTTTAAAGAAATTGATTATATTTGGCGTTATTCGTATTTCAATATTACTATAAATGAAGATTCTACTGAAGAAGACTTAAAAAAATTGCAAAAGATAGAGGCCCAATTCCTTGAAATTGAAAATCGAATTAATAATGAAATTGAAATGCTAACTGAGAAGATTAGAAATTATTGGTGGGCTGGAAATCGTTATAGAAGTTTTTCATAAATGTTGAGCGACTGTGTGCTTAGACAATTGTTTTTTTGCTAGTAGTCAGTATAACTCTTGAGAAAAGGTGGTTAACGAAAGGGAACGTTTTATATGAAAAGAAAGATCAGCAATGGTCTCGAAACGTCCTACTACCTGTTGAAAGTGATGAAGTTTTAAAAAAACAATTGCAGGTGCGATAAGCATTGGGACAGAATTTCTATAGTAAATGGAATGTAATATTACGGATATAACACCACATTACTCAAAAGAAACAGGATATGAAAGTTATGGTGAAATTATTGTAGGTTCAAGTAATGTTTGGACTATAAAAACATTCAGAATGGCTCTTTAAAATGTAACAACAAGTAGTGCAAAATTACATCGAATATTTGAATTAACGATTAAGAAACACGCACTAAGTACATGCTTTGAGGATTTGAGTGAAGGCAAGCTGAATCCATTGAAAGTCTTTGTTGAATACGAAGTTTAAGCTTAGGTGAAGAAGTAGTTTATGCTGCTTCTTTTTTTGTACTCAGACATCTAGCCTTATTCAACTACTAACATAATTTATATTTATGTAATTGATAGTGTTAATGATAATTGTAGACACAGCTAAAACAAAAGAAGGGATTTTATGAGAATTGTTGAATGTAGCTGTGTTAGGGGGAAGAGTAATGCAAGTTATTGTAAGCTTTTTAGAGAGTTTTAAGTCAACTTTCGGTGTTTATTGGGATTTTTTACTGCTATTATTCGGTGCACTAATACCAGGAGTTGTAAAGGTTGCAACTACAAAATTCAAGAGATTATTAGTAAGAATTAGATTAAAAAATTTATCAGATATTGAAGATTTAAATGTAATCAGAATATGTAGTGGAACTCCAAATTATGATTACAATGATATACATACTAAAGTTGCTGATAAAAAACTATTCATCGGTTTCCCAAAAGAATTGCGTAATAAAGTTTTAGAGCATGATGAGAAGTTTGAATTACATGATGATTTTTCATTTGACGGTAGTAATACCTTTGAGGATATTACTCAAAAGACAGAAATTGGTAATTTTAAAGAATTAATAGACAAACATCGAATGATAGTAGCGAATGAATTTGTTGCTCGAACAAATGGCTGCCTATTTAATAGACCTAAATTTGGTGTGTATAAAATAAATTATGAATTAAGAAAAGGGAATGATGAAGTACCTGAAATAAGAATAGATTTCTTTGAGACTGATTATTTTACACATAGAGTATTCAGGTCTATCTATCATGAATTAAAATCACAAAATCATCCTGTTTCTCAAGTTAATCAAGAAAATATTAAGGAATACCTTAATAAGTATAATTCATTTACTACATCTATGGGTGTCAATGCATTTGTAATAACAGAATCAAAATTGGGTGAGAGCATCATTTTTAGTAAACGATCCTCTAATGCAGCTTATTCTGAAAATAAATTTAAATATAATTCTACGGTAATGGAAGGAATCTCTCAAACAGATTTAGATACTTATGAAAAAAGAGTATCGCTTCAGTTAGCCGTAGAAAGAGCTTTAACAGAAGAATTAGGTTTATCAAAAGATCACCAAAGCAAGCATGATACGAAAATAGAATTTTGTGACTTTTTCTTAGAAAAGAATTACTTTGAAATTGGTTTAACTTCTATAGTAAGGATGGACGCTGTTTTTGAAGAATCTATTAGTGACTTACCTGGAAAAGACAAAGAATTAGAAATTAGTAAGCTTCATCCTGTGAAAAAAAGTAAAGCTACAATTGAAAAATTTATAAAAGATGTCGACATTTATCCACAAGGATTATTTACTTTGAAAATGGTATGTGCGCGAGACATGATCTTTATT includes:
- a CDS encoding recombinase family protein; its protein translation is MIYRRVSTDMQREEGFSLQAQKLRLEAYAQSQGWTIIEDYSDEGFSAKNIERPALQSMISDMKQKKFDIILVYRLDRFVRSVLDLHELLILMEQYDVKFKSATEVFDTTSATGRMFITIIATLAQWERETIAERVFESMLKRSEQGKRNGAPPPYGYDIINGNLIPNIDEAKWVRYIFHRYPINGSQNIAKQLNKKGVKTKKNEVWSDFSIRYILRNPIYAGFVRWNHRTITGGKSKYTGNEVITKVDQDNFEPLVDQETFAEAQKIMKERSNIAFRSDNHYPFSGVAKCANCGKPFTGAFKKRRKGGVYRFYKCAGRFKFGICDIQTIAEEAIEKALLDSLVIDNNDSSIPEVELFQEEYIDEEEIHKRTQQLQIKKERAEELYIEGNISKQRYQKIIEVVKDEELELTEIIQRKEEEVSQEEIETFLLNLLDEWSQLDYASQKHAIRSIFESFTIELVEPTKHGATPTLPVVKIIDYQFKV
- a CDS encoding DUF3888 domain-containing protein, producing MKKNLLLFITLLTLFSYSPVQAENVTKKDIQLRNDLIFILLYPSIEQELQKQYGEIKQNYCSEITQIKKLPQGTYLFNVTVQFITFEGAHDPPNDLVTITFSNEKSIEWQAIDFKRKRLKQNELPKCD
- a CDS encoding phage/plasmid primase, P4 family — translated: MKIEELFGDVKLIQLVGYSFRNKAKTEDERYTYAKQPFMKGWQNSSKPGLSRDEAKVWISQGGWIGMVIPEGFECVDIDNEEEGEYIFNALQQAKIRFTAMKTPNGYQFFFRSCGVIKKQGVKMVTSAGFIVDYRLAGKGQVVLPTQNTSGREWLHLDTVMNKTPVYFHPLKALKKQELRPFEIPVREGSRNDTMYRHVCRLVELGMNMNDIKETATFLNNFFFMPSMNSSELQAILVSAFKHKPSGTNYSSNLQYEDTSHHTEHRDFNLTEMGNAERLVSNHKMNLRYCIEFEQWLIWDGTTWREDRKRKIERIALQTFRKMYHEAQAEQYDERRKKRLEWAKASEKSSVLMNSIERAKAFLPVTKSELNTNRYLLNCSNGMIDLGTGKLCKHERNELITQNTNIPFIEDATCPTWMKFLESILKDERGNVKQELIDFLQKAVGYSLTGDISEQVLFFLWGTGRNGKSTFINIIKQLLGDYGKQANSDTFTSKMGGEVSSGINNDIARLHSARMVSAVESEDGQKLSEALIKQLTGGEPITARFLRKEFFEFTPAFKIWFTTNHKPVIRGDDEGIWRRIRLVPFTFTIPKHEVDKHLPDKLEAELPGILRWAVEGCLKWQLEGLGEPAEVSTATSEYKEDMDLIVEFLRERCVLSTSAKVPVMSIYNEYLEWANVNSEYPMKKRSFSKRLEMKGYMKRRSTGNRTFFFGIGLKSELNERGVAKVTESDAKSPYPISRTANVDKQDYESLNVTNVTNSSTSLIEEEM